The following are encoded together in the Vigna unguiculata cultivar IT97K-499-35 chromosome 2, ASM411807v1, whole genome shotgun sequence genome:
- the LOC114173216 gene encoding PHD finger protein ALFIN-LIKE 1-like isoform X2 encodes MASKPRTVEEIFRDFRARRNAIIRALTHDVDEFYGLCDPGKDNLCLYGHPNGAWEVALPSEEVPPELPEPALGINFARDDLSRKDWLSLVAVHSDSWLLAVAFYLGTRLNHNERKRLFGLINALSTVFQVATGNKPIKEKLSMDSGSKCDGGLIKGEHIKIFCGSCGGKYNGDELWIGCDICEWWYHGRCVMINPAKADTLKHYKCPSCSLRRSRS; translated from the exons ATGGCTTCCAAGCCCCGCACGGTTGAAGAGATCTTCAGGGATTTTAGAGCCCGAAGAAACGCTATTATTCGCGCACTCACTCACG acGTTGATGAATTTTACGGTCTCTGTGATCCAG GTAAGGATAACTTGTGCCTCTATGGACATCCAAACGGGGCCTGGGAGGTAGCTCTGCCATCTGAGGAAGTTCCACCGGAGCTCCCTGAGCCAGCTCTTGGAATCAATTTTGCCAGGGACGACCTTAGCCGCAAGGACTGGCTTTCTCTGGTTGCTGTGCATAGTGATTCATGGCTGCTTGCTGTGGCCTTTTACCTTGGAACTCGGCTTAACCACAATGAAAG AAAACGCCTATTTGGTTTGATCAATGCTCTTTCCACTGTTTTTCAAGTTGCTACTGGCAATAAACCAATTAAGGAGAAGCTGAGCATGGATAGCGGAAGCAAATGTGAT GGAGGCTTGATAAAAGGTGagcatattaaaatattttgtggaAGCTGTGGTGGAAAATACAATGGAGATGAACTTTGGATCGGATGTGATATATGTGAGTGGTGGTACCATGGGAGGTGCGTTATGATTAACCCTGCAAAGGCTGACACCCTAAAGCACTATAAATGTCCATCATGCAGCTTGAGAAGGAGCAGGTCATAG
- the LOC114173216 gene encoding PHD finger protein ALFIN-LIKE 1-like isoform X1 codes for MASKPRTVEEIFRDFRARRNAIIRALTHDVDEFYGLCDPGKDNLCLYGHPNGAWEVALPSEEVPPELPEPALGINFARDDLSRKDWLSLVAVHSDSWLLAVAFYLGTRLNHNERKRLFGLINALSTVFQVATGNKPIKEKLSMDSGSKCDVSIDGGLIKGEHIKIFCGSCGGKYNGDELWIGCDICEWWYHGRCVMINPAKADTLKHYKCPSCSLRRSRS; via the exons ATGGCTTCCAAGCCCCGCACGGTTGAAGAGATCTTCAGGGATTTTAGAGCCCGAAGAAACGCTATTATTCGCGCACTCACTCACG acGTTGATGAATTTTACGGTCTCTGTGATCCAG GTAAGGATAACTTGTGCCTCTATGGACATCCAAACGGGGCCTGGGAGGTAGCTCTGCCATCTGAGGAAGTTCCACCGGAGCTCCCTGAGCCAGCTCTTGGAATCAATTTTGCCAGGGACGACCTTAGCCGCAAGGACTGGCTTTCTCTGGTTGCTGTGCATAGTGATTCATGGCTGCTTGCTGTGGCCTTTTACCTTGGAACTCGGCTTAACCACAATGAAAG AAAACGCCTATTTGGTTTGATCAATGCTCTTTCCACTGTTTTTCAAGTTGCTACTGGCAATAAACCAATTAAGGAGAAGCTGAGCATGGATAGCGGAAGCAAATGTGATGTAAGCATCGAT GGAGGCTTGATAAAAGGTGagcatattaaaatattttgtggaAGCTGTGGTGGAAAATACAATGGAGATGAACTTTGGATCGGATGTGATATATGTGAGTGGTGGTACCATGGGAGGTGCGTTATGATTAACCCTGCAAAGGCTGACACCCTAAAGCACTATAAATGTCCATCATGCAGCTTGAGAAGGAGCAGGTCATAG
- the LOC114173216 gene encoding PHD finger protein ALFIN-LIKE 1-like isoform X3 has translation MASKPRTVEEIFRDFRARRNAIIRALTHGKDNLCLYGHPNGAWEVALPSEEVPPELPEPALGINFARDDLSRKDWLSLVAVHSDSWLLAVAFYLGTRLNHNERKRLFGLINALSTVFQVATGNKPIKEKLSMDSGSKCDVSIDGGLIKGEHIKIFCGSCGGKYNGDELWIGCDICEWWYHGRCVMINPAKADTLKHYKCPSCSLRRSRS, from the exons ATGGCTTCCAAGCCCCGCACGGTTGAAGAGATCTTCAGGGATTTTAGAGCCCGAAGAAACGCTATTATTCGCGCACTCACTCACG GTAAGGATAACTTGTGCCTCTATGGACATCCAAACGGGGCCTGGGAGGTAGCTCTGCCATCTGAGGAAGTTCCACCGGAGCTCCCTGAGCCAGCTCTTGGAATCAATTTTGCCAGGGACGACCTTAGCCGCAAGGACTGGCTTTCTCTGGTTGCTGTGCATAGTGATTCATGGCTGCTTGCTGTGGCCTTTTACCTTGGAACTCGGCTTAACCACAATGAAAG AAAACGCCTATTTGGTTTGATCAATGCTCTTTCCACTGTTTTTCAAGTTGCTACTGGCAATAAACCAATTAAGGAGAAGCTGAGCATGGATAGCGGAAGCAAATGTGATGTAAGCATCGAT GGAGGCTTGATAAAAGGTGagcatattaaaatattttgtggaAGCTGTGGTGGAAAATACAATGGAGATGAACTTTGGATCGGATGTGATATATGTGAGTGGTGGTACCATGGGAGGTGCGTTATGATTAACCCTGCAAAGGCTGACACCCTAAAGCACTATAAATGTCCATCATGCAGCTTGAGAAGGAGCAGGTCATAG